A segment of the Bacillus pseudomycoides genome:
AATCCAGCATCAAAAGGAACAGATTTTAATCGTCCTGGTCATATCTTTCCTTTAATTGCGAAGGAAGGCGGAGTCCTACGCCGCGCTGGTCATACAGAAGCCGCTGTTGATTTAGCAAAATTATGCAGTGCAGAACCAGCAGGGGTCATTTGTGAAATTATAAAAGAAGACGGCACGATGGCACGTGTTCCTGATTTAGTACAAGTTGCAGAGCAATTTGATATAAAAATGATTACGATTGAAGATTTAATCGCTTATCGCCGCCATCACGAAACGCTCGTAACAAGGGAAGTTGAAATTGCATTACCAACAGATTTCGGTACATTTCATGCAATCGGTTATTCCAACTCACTTGATCCAAAAGAACATATCGCTCTCGTAAAGGGAGACATCTCTACCGGTGAACCGGTTCTCGTTCGTGTTCATTCAGAATGCTTAACTGGCGATGTGTTCGGTTCATGCCGCTGTGACTGTGGTCCACAGCTTCATGCTGCTCTCACGCAAATTGAACGCGAAGGAAAAGGTGTTCTTCTTTATATGAGGCAGGAAGGTCGCGGCATTGGACTCCTTAATAAGCTCCGTGCATACAAGTTACAAGAAGAAGGGCTAGATACAGTTGAAGCAAATGAAAAGTTAGGATTTCCTGCCGATCTTCGTGATTACGGAATTGGTGCTCAAATCTTAAAAGATCTAGGCTTACAGCAGTTACGTTTATTAACAAATAACCCAAGAAAAATCGCCGGCTTGCAAGGATATGATTTAGAAGTTGTTGAACGCGTACCGTTGCAACTGCCAACAAAAGAAGAAAACAAAGCATATTTACAAACAAAATTAGAAAAATTAGGTCACTTACTAAGTTTATAATATATAAAGGGAGAGATAAAATATGGTATTCGAAGGTCATTTAGTTGGTACAGGATTAAAAGTTGGAGTTGTGGTTGGACGTTTTAATGAATTTATTACAAGCAAACTATTAGGCGGCGCATTAGACGGGTTAAAGCGCCATGGGGTAGAAGAAAACGATATTGATGTCGCATGGGTTCCAGGTGCATTTGAAATCCCATTAATCGCAAAAAAAATGGCTAGTAGCGGTAAATACGATGCTGTCATTACACTAGGAACAGTCATTCGCGGTGCTACAACTCATTATGATTATGTTTGTAATGAAGTGGCAAAAGGTGTTGCCTCTTTATCATTACAAACAGACATCCCAGTTATTTTCGGTGTATTAACGACTGAAACAATTGAACAAGCCATTGAACGTGCTGGTACGAAAGCTGGTAACAAAGGCTATGAATCAGCAGTTGCTGCGATTGAAATGGCTCATTTATCAAAACAATGGGCATAAAAAAAGAGGCTTCGGCCTCTTTTTTATTTCTCTACTTTTTTCCGCACATCTTTTATCAATTCATTCATCGTTTTTCCTTCTGTTTTAATACGAAGGTTTTGAGCAGTTTTCCACACATTTTCCCGCTTCTTTTCTTCCTCTACAATATGAAGCTCTTTCCGCACTTCTTTTAAATCTTTTCCCTCTGTCTCAATTCCAAAATGTTCAGCTTTTGTTCGAAAATGTTGTTCAATTCTTTGCTGCATTTCTTTCTGTTCTGGATTTTCAGCTGCCTTAACGGGATCAGTACTTATCGCCTTTAATAAAATAAGAAACGTCATAATAGCTAGTATATATTTGTGCATATGAAATCCTCCAGCCCAAGATAAATTACACCTTTACTATGTACAATTACAGGATGGAAAATTCGTCCACACAATTAATATTTTTTACTAAAAAGTCACTTATCTGAAGGACTTAAGGTGCTTTATTACATTTTATTTACAAAAAAATTCACAAAAGAACATATTTCTTTTGTAATTGAAAACAGCCATCCATTCATAGAGTACCCTTGAATGAATAGCTGTTCTATCCTGCATTAACGGGCAGTAAGACCCCCACCTCAAGATTCAGAGAAAAACGAGGAAGATAGGTGGGGACCAACTGCCCGTAAAAGCCCGATTGATTCAACTAATAATCAGAGGGGATGAAGCCCCCACTGATTAAAGTTTCACTTTATCTACTCTTTATTCGATAACTATAGCCCAACAAAGGAGCTTTATCCTTCTGTTTTTATAGTGCACATTCCTCAATTTCAAATCCTAAATCTTCAATCATACCCCAGTCTGCTGTTGGCTCCTGTCCTTCTGTTGTTAAATAATCACCAACGAAGATCGAATTTGCTGCGAATAAGCCTATCGGCTGTACAGAGCGTAAATTAATTTCACGTCCACCAGAAATACGTATTTCTTTTGATGGGTTCACAAAACGCATCATCGCTAACACTTTTAAACATTCTACTGGTGTTAATTCTTTCTGGTCTTCAAGCGGTGTCCCTTTAACAGCTACAAGGAAGTTACATGGGATAGAGTCAGCATCTATGCGTTTTAATTCAAGCGCAATTTCAACTCGCTGTTCTTCCGTTTCTCCCATTCCAAAAATCGCACCAGAACAAGGAGAAATCCCTGCGTGCTTTGCTTTTTCTACTGTATCTACGCGATCATCATACGTATGTGTTGAACAAATGCTATCATAATTATTTGCATGTGTATTTAAATTATGATTATAACGATGAACACCTGCTTCTGCTAAGCGCCCTGCTTGATCTTCATTTAAAAACCCTAAACAGCAGCAAATTTTCAAATCCGTTGTTTCCCGAATTTCTTTCACTGCACCAATAACATGATTTACTTCTTTATCCGTTGGGCGACGGCCAGATGCAACAATGCAGTATGTACCTGCTTTACGGCGAATTGCTTCGTGAGCTCCCTCTACAATTTTTTCTTGTGTTAACCATGCATACTTATCGATTGGTGCTTCTGAAACGATAGACTGTGAGCAATATCCACAATCTTCTGGACATAATCCAGATTTCGTATTAATAATCATATTTAACTTCACTTTTTTACCAAAGTAATGATGCCGAATGACATAAGCTGCGTTCATAATTTCTAATACTTCTGTATCGTCAGCTTCTAAAATTGCTACAGCTTCTTCTTTCGTTATACTTCTGCCCTCTACTACTTCAGATGCAATTTTCTTCCAATCTGTTTTTGTTTGTACTTGTTTCATTTCTTCTCTTCCCCTCTTTTTCAATATACGCAAATAAAGCATGGTACGTTGTTACAATTTTTCCTTCTTCCGTGAAATCTCTTTCGTATATGCGGAGCATGTTTCGAAAGATAGAAGGACTTTGACAATAAGATTCTGCATTGCTATTCGTCGCTCCCACTTTTCGAATCGATTGTAGGAATCCACGAACTGTAGCAAATTTCTCTATGTAACATGTTTCAGAAACATGAACATCCCCTGTTATACTTTCACATACATCTTGCAGCTGTTCTCTCGTTACAAAACGTTGTCCAACAGATGCATCGTTTTGTCTATTTTTTTCTTCTTTAGCGCTTTGAAATGCTGTATGAAGCTCTTGAAATGTCTGTTCTCCAAACGTCGAAAATAGCAACAAGCCTTCTTCAAATAAATGACGACTATATAAACTT
Coding sequences within it:
- a CDS encoding bifunctional 3,4-dihydroxy-2-butanone-4-phosphate synthase/GTP cyclohydrolase II; translated protein: MFHCIEEALEDLKKGKIIIVCDDESRENEGDFIALAENITPETINFMITHGRGLVCVPITEQYAERLQLEPMVSHNTDSHHTAFTVSIDHVSTTTGISAFERATTVRELLNPASKGTDFNRPGHIFPLIAKEGGVLRRAGHTEAAVDLAKLCSAEPAGVICEIIKEDGTMARVPDLVQVAEQFDIKMITIEDLIAYRRHHETLVTREVEIALPTDFGTFHAIGYSNSLDPKEHIALVKGDISTGEPVLVRVHSECLTGDVFGSCRCDCGPQLHAALTQIEREGKGVLLYMRQEGRGIGLLNKLRAYKLQEEGLDTVEANEKLGFPADLRDYGIGAQILKDLGLQQLRLLTNNPRKIAGLQGYDLEVVERVPLQLPTKEENKAYLQTKLEKLGHLLSL
- the ribH gene encoding 6,7-dimethyl-8-ribityllumazine synthase yields the protein MVFEGHLVGTGLKVGVVVGRFNEFITSKLLGGALDGLKRHGVEENDIDVAWVPGAFEIPLIAKKMASSGKYDAVITLGTVIRGATTHYDYVCNEVAKGVASLSLQTDIPVIFGVLTTETIEQAIERAGTKAGNKGYESAVAAIEMAHLSKQWA
- the bioB gene encoding biotin synthase BioB, with amino-acid sequence MKQVQTKTDWKKIASEVVEGRSITKEEAVAILEADDTEVLEIMNAAYVIRHHYFGKKVKLNMIINTKSGLCPEDCGYCSQSIVSEAPIDKYAWLTQEKIVEGAHEAIRRKAGTYCIVASGRRPTDKEVNHVIGAVKEIRETTDLKICCCLGFLNEDQAGRLAEAGVHRYNHNLNTHANNYDSICSTHTYDDRVDTVEKAKHAGISPCSGAIFGMGETEEQRVEIALELKRIDADSIPCNFLVAVKGTPLEDQKELTPVECLKVLAMMRFVNPSKEIRISGGREINLRSVQPIGLFAANSIFVGDYLTTEGQEPTADWGMIEDLGFEIEECAL
- the bioC gene encoding malonyl-ACP O-methyltransferase BioC; this translates as MINKTLLQKRFNGAAVSYDQYASVQKKMAQQLLSVMKKHYHKMSTIRILELGCGTGYLTEQLAISFPNATITAIDFAESMIAVAKTRSYVETVTFRCEDIEHLTLSESFDVIISSATFQWLNDLQTTVKSLYSRHLFEEGLLLFSTFGEQTFQELHTAFQSAKEEKNRQNDASVGQRFVTREQLQDVCESITGDVHVSETCYIEKFATVRGFLQSIRKVGATNSNAESYCQSPSIFRNMLRIYERDFTEEGKIVTTYHALFAYIEKEGKRRNETSTNKNRLEENCI